AATCATGTCGAAGAGCATTAGACACAGAGCAGGGACAGGCAGTGCGCGGTAGGAAGATGCGTGAGTAGAGTGGGTTCTTACCAAGTAGTCTCCTGCTGACCACTACAGACCTGGAGATCTCGAAGCCTCAGCGCAATACAAAGAAGGCAGAACCGCAGGCGAACAACGGGCCTCGACGACGTTCACGATCTCCCGACTATACAAGGGGTGGTGCAGGGCTTGGCCGAGATGGACGCTATGGTGGACCACACAGCTCTCAGTCGCCAAGGGACCGAGACAGGCGCTTCCGCGACAGAGACGACTACCGTCCCATGCGCTCGCCTTCACCTCGCGGCCCACCACGAGGAATGCGATCAAGAGACAGGAGTCGCGACAGGTACGACGGCCGGTACCGTAGCCGATCACGGACGCCGCCTCGTCGATACAGGAGTCCATCACCCAGGCGCGACCCTGACGACGACTTGGGACTACCCCGCAGGCCTCCACACGAGGTACCTGACGTCCAGGTCCTCGCACTCAACGAAGGGCTACCTCGGTTGGTGTTACTTTTCCTTCAGTTGAGACTTTGGTGCTGACTCCCACAGTGATTTCATTCGATATGTCGAAGACACGTTCCGCACCCAAAACTTACGTATCAACGTCCTTATCATGAGCCCTCGTCTTCCCGAAGCTGCAGTTGTGCGCAGGCAGATCATTGAAGGTGTTCTGGCTATCGTAAGACTCGACACAGGATCGCTCGCCAAAGGCAAGGTCAATGTGCAGGTCTTCGATCGACGCGGTGGTGCTGGCAACGTTCAGTTCAACGGCAAGTCCTGCTCTATCAGTGGCCAATCAAATGCTAACCGTCGTAGAATATGCCGACCTTGACATTGTCACCGCTGCTATGCTTATCAACAACGCGAAGCAGACCGCACAAGCAGTCCAACCCGTCATGCCTGCATACGGCTATAACCCGCCTGTGACGCAGTACGCGCAACCTACGCCCGGCTCATTTCCTCCTGCGCCTGCTGCCCAGCCCAACAACATCTCCAACATCATCTCCTCTCTCGACCCAAGTACGCTCTCGCAGTTACTTGGCGCCATGTCACAGCAAACCGGCATGACGCAAAATTCTCAGCCCACACCTGGTATCAGCGCAGACCTCGCACGCCTCCTTGCTCAGGTATCTACTCCTGCCCAGACTCCCGGCTTCATTACTCCTGCCCAGCCACAAACCCCCCAGCTTGGTCAGCCGCAATACTCGGCTCTTGCCGCCATGCTCGGTGGACAGGCACAGCCCACCGCTCAACCTGCTCAGACGCCGACACAGCAAGCTGGAGCTGCTCCTGATATGAAAGAGATCATGGCACAGTTGGCCAAGTACCAGCGCTAAATGGCTTGTCTTTTGCGTATCTAATTGACACATCGCAGTGCCAATGGTGCGACATTGTTGCCCTTTGCTGACCTCCCCGGCGGCCTCTTCCTGCTCCTGATGATTCCAAAGGTCTCGCCAGCTCCCGATCTCGAGGCGAGTCTTATCAAGAATGACGGCACTGCGCATCCGTGCAAGATCGTCTGACCCACCGTTGCCAGATGCTGTCAATTTCTGAGGCTTTCTGAGGCTTTGCATCTGATTCATCTTGTACCCTTTGGTCTCATGCTTCGATCTGCTCTCACCACCTTATGGGATCACTACCTGTCCACTTCCTGCATTGCGCGGTCCTTGTTTCATCGCTCTGTTGCTCAATCGTTGTCTCTCTGTTTGGCGTTCTACCAGCCTGGCGATAACCATCGATCGAGCGTTATACCTCATTTCTGCCACTCACATGGTTGTCCGTGTTGCTGTGCGACATCGCTTGTTGATCTCGCAAGGCAACGTTGGCATTCGCATGCACTGGCGACCATGTGTATTGTCCTTTTCTGTGTGTTTAGCGAGCGTTGCATATATCTTATCTAGACGGTTGTAAGTCCCGCGCAGGCGAAACGGAGTCTGAAAAAAAGATTGCTTTCATTTCCAAACCCCGTTCTATGCAATTGGACGCACCTTTACAGCATGACGCGTGAAGCACTTGGTGTCCTCAATACGGCCTAGTGTAAGTGATGATGTCGCGTTCGCGTATCGTTGACAGGGGTTTGGACATTTGTCGGGGCCGCGGATTAAAACGTCACTCATTAATACGCCGAAATGCGTTCGCTATATTGCTAACGTAAGCGGTAAGCGAGTCGCTCGGGCAAGCAAGTCGCTCACCTTTTCAAGCCTTAGACCTTTGCAACACTATAACTCAACACCACAACGTCGTACTGTAGCTTATAGTACGTTAAATTAATCTAATTAGTCTACAGTATCTTTCTTACATGTGCGCTTGTTGTGCCCTGCCTTACTACACCTCCCACAGCGTCAAGAACCCTGTCTACCACCACCCGTTCGCATCCTCTCCTTACGCCTCTCAGCCTTAACTAGCGCATTAGCATCCCTACGCTTAACTATCTCCTCTGCTTCTTGCTAAGATAGGGTCCTACTATGCTAGATCTGCTTCTTTTTACGTGTTTTACGCTTAGAAGCAGctttatttgctgcttaaagcttaactaTCTTAGCTGCTATTAGCACCTGGGTATACACTATTATTTCAGCTCCCTTTTAAAACTGCTGCACTATCTTACAGATTAATTctgttaataaacttctaTATTCCCTGATTCTCTTTAATATCAGCATTAACTAAGCTCTAATTTCAGCAGCgttgcttagtgttttaGGTTGCTAGGGGGTAGGCCCTGGTAGAGGTAGTGATGGCGTACAAGGCTTTACTTtaagccttaatagcactaccTCTAGGTTATCTAGAACTAAGCCTGTTGCTTGGAAGCTTAATTAAATATTACTAGATAAGAacgccttattaaaaacctaattaaaggcagctaggaaCGCTTTCTTGTTAATGTAGGTAATGTAACAGTTTGCTAAGATATTAATTTCCTTCTTATACGCCTGCTTTAATGGGGTAAAACACCCCACATTAAGTAGCTGTAGGATGTAGGAGGTGTAAGGAGGCAtacagagagtaataatcttactCTCCTTACACAGATTCTAGAAGGTAAGCAACTtatagctcttgtggctatTAATAATCAGCAGCTGGTAGCTACCTACTGTCTGGGCTGTTGTGTGCTGGATGAAGTGCTTTAGCCACTCTAGGCCCAGTTCATTCGTTGTCCAGCcattcttactaatactaatctGCCAATCCTTTAGGTTGtaatactaggcttagttatagttctttgctttaaagataataaagggtaggaTAACCTACCCTATAGCATTAATTGCGGCAATTAACGTTGCCTATTCACAGTTGCCAGGCTGGACCTGCAATGGTCTAAGACGCCTCTTAGACGCAGTTACTACCTTAACAGACCCCCTAACACCTATCTAGAAGCcagtcttattaaagttgtaggtatctttgtctaggatactatacttagctttaacgttacgtataaggttaaactaggggctaataatagctaggttgctgTATAGGACTCTCTAGTAATTACGCTGTCTATTTACGTAAGACTTAATCTTAGGCTTCTAGCGTATAAGGTTCCTGGCCTATTTTTCCCTAACCTGGCTACTATAACaggcagctagtagttaattagcTATTTTACGTACATAGCTAAGCGTAGGGGCAAAGCCTTATGTGTTAAGCTTCCTtatatattgtataattgTGTCCTCTTCAACCCTAGTAAGCTGGGATGAGTTGGGATAGGAATCGCGTCGTGAGGTGGTTTTGGCGCGTTGGTTAGAGAGGGTCCTTTAAGGAACGTTatagatagcagcagcgcgttgcTAGCTTAGCAACGCGTCAGATTTTATAGCTTAGATAGCAAGGACTATCCTATCCTCACGAGAAAGCAATTCGAGATCAGGTTGTTGAGACATTGGATGAAAGGTTGAAGGAGGTGTGATCTTGGCAAAGGTGAGCGACTCGCTTGCCCGAGCGACTCGCTTACCGCTTACGTTAACACCACTCCTTGTTCAGTCGCTCTTTTTCACGCTCCATTACGAGTACCCTTGGTAGTATCAATTTCACGATGAACCCACAGAGAACAATCTCGACGTTCGTCGCACCCGCGCGGTCGAGTTGCATGTTTGCGCGGGCGCAAATGAAATGTAGCAGGAGTGCGTGTCTTCAAACCACAGCATTGCGCACCCACACACAACGACACAACAAGAGCTGGAACCTTACCCTGCAATCAATACGCTGcgcatccacatccacatccacacccacatccacatccacaaaACCGCGCTATGGCATACAACCACCTCCCCTCCCCAGGTCGAAGACTGCGAAACCGTCCTCCATGCcagcgaagacgaagacgactaAATCCTCACCACCCGCCAAACTCCATACAGCGTCTGCGACCGCCACATCCTCCGCCGTCCCTGCAAAGCGCGCCGGCACGCCGCCAACCagcacgacgacgacaacgacggaCGCACTGGTGAAAGCAAACGACAAGCTGAATCCCCCGTCCTTTACATATCCGCCCGAGCTGTCCGTCCCCGCCCGCAAAGCTGGTCAGAACTACGCATCGTATCTTTTCAGCTGCGGCAAAGCGTACCTCACCTTCTACAAAACGGGCATCTCGCACACGCGACAGACGCTGAAACTCGCAAAGGCGCTGCGCGCGAAGCTTGCAGAGCAGGGGAAAGGCATCAGCAAAGACGTCGCAGGCAACGGCATCCTGAGCAGGAGCGAGTGGCAGGTGCTGCGAAGGAGCAGGAGGGACCTCCTCCGGCTGCCGGTCATGGGGTTCTTGATCCTCGCGCTGGGCGAATGGCTACCACTCATTGTCGTCTACCTGACCCCTGTGATCCCAGAGGCGTGCCGTATCCCCACGCAAGTCGAGCGGACGCTGCGCAAACTCGAAGACCGCCGCAAAGACCGCCTGACGCGCATTGCCATGGACGCGCAGCGCCTGCAGGCCCGCAACCGCACGCCCGCCACAGACGGCGACGCGATCCGCCTCGCCGCCGCAGCAGAGGGGCTGTTGAGCCCAGAGACAAAAGTCGGCAAGGCCGGCGGAATGGCCATGGCGAGCGCCATTGTTCCCCCGGAGGCATCGCAGGAGCTGAGTCTCTTCCACCTGCTGCTCCTGTCTGCGCGGCTAAACTGCCACCCCCGCATCCTCGACACCCTCTACCTCACGCCGCCCAAGTGGCTGCTGCAGCGCAACGTCAGCAAAACACTGGCATACCTTACGCAAGACGATGAGCTGATCCGCAGGGACGGCGGGAGCCAGGCGCTGGACAAGCAGGAGTTGCTGCGTGCGTGTGTCGAGCGCGGCATCGCTGTGCTGGGCAAGGCCGAGGCGGAGCAGAGGAAGAGTCTGGCGCAGTGGTACAACATGTGAATCTGAATACACGTTTCACCGAGGAAACGGACGTGTCGAGTGTACCATGGACGATGCCGTGCATTGTGTTATCCTCACCTCCTAGTTTGCAGGGAAAAGTCAAGAGCTAGTTCTAGCTGCGGAAGACTCTGATAGACCACGGCATGTACAATACGTGTAAGAAAGAAGTATACCTCGTCTACATACACAATGAAACCCAACCCGCCAAACGATACGTCGTCTCCATGTGCCACCATGCGTGAGCCGTGATTTGTTCTCCTGATATGCGTCTAGACTGCTGATTCATGACGGAGTTCTACATGTATAAGAGCTAGCTAGGCTTCGACGTAGCAAGGGCATTGTTTATTTTTGGGGCTTTGAGAGGCGCTGTAAGAACATGAAATCTCCAGTCTCTGCCCAGCAATCCTCTGGAGAACCTCGGTCCTGTCTTGTGTGACGAAGCAACGAACAGCTGCGAATCAGTACTGCTACGAGGTCGACTGTCCTGCATGCTGATGAGTCCTCGCGAGATGATAAGTCACGATGCGCATGTCTCTCTTGCATCGGCCGGTGTCTTTGTTGCGTTCTCGAGACGCGGTTCGCGATGGTGGGGTTCACAAGACAACGTGGTCAACAAGCAGGCAGAGAGTGCGTCGCTGCGCGGAATCACGATGCTGAATAAACCAGCCAAACGCATACCGTGTACGCGAGGGATTAGAAGGGGGAAGAAAAGGCGCCGGACTCGAGACTGGCTGGCAGAGAGTGCATTGATTGTTCATGCTGAAGACGGCGTTGATCGATTGGTGGAACGGGGTTGTTTTGAGAAGTTGGAGAGAGTGAAAAGCGTGGACTTGGGCTGTGGCTAGGAATGCTGACTCTTGCGGTATAGTACGGCTTCTCGTTGCACAGCAGTCTGTTTGATTATCGCTCTCGCAAGACGACGTGCCCGTGGTACCAAATGATAGCGTGCAGAGAGTGTTCTCCAAGTCTGGAAGTCAGGTTCAACGGAATGGAGATGTGGAAACTTCTTGTAGCTTCTCACATCTTGGCAGATTCCTTCTCCGCCATGGGAGAGTCTTTTTTTTTGTTTTTTTTTTCGTTGCGCTGACACTTCGAGAGCGAGGCAGTCCAACTAACTCTTCCGAGGACGAAGTCGAAGACATGCAGGATTTAGCGGCGATTGAAGACGACTAGCGCCAAGACCTCAAGGATCGAGAGATCGAATATGATGCTGGAAATCAGACTTGACGAGGCCTAGGATCGTCGATACGCGACGAGGATGCCGGAGTCTGCAGTGGAGTCTTGGGGGCTGCCAACATGTTGAAAAAGGATGTGATGCTCGTGTACTTCACTTCACGAATCTTGAAGGAGATGCTGTGAACGGAGCTCAAACTCTTCTCGGAAGACCCTTACCGTCTGAGTACCAGGGCCGGACCTTTCTGTCTGGCGTCTTTCGGGTTCGACACGCTTGTGTTCACGCCCGCCGGCGACCCCTGCCATTCAGGGTCCATCTTCCCCTGGTGATAATCGCCACTAAGAACGATAGCTTGCTCGAAATTTCAAAGTACTGGGCAGGTCGCGTACCCTGAGAAAGGACTTGAGCTCAGTATCCAATGAATAATAATGTACTAGGAAGGTGTGGTGGAGTCTTCGTCCCCGGCAGTACCGGATGAAGTAAATATTAATGGACTTCCATTGTGTGGTGTTGTCTGTTCGTCCACCATGCCGTGAGTGGGGTATTTCAGGAAAACAAGACGATTCTTTCAGGTTAGCTGAGTTGGATCGGAATCGACCGGCTGACACGGGGCACTGTTGTCGCACACAATTAGGAAGCGGCAACGAAGGTGTTGGAGCACGAGAAAACACGCCTCTGGGTAAAGAAAAAAGTGATGCTGTCAGGTGTAGGTGTTTCGTAGCAGTACCGAATATGGCGACTATTGTGTGTTTTTGGGGCTCTTGGAATGTCGAGGGTCCGCGATGCCAGCCCCGTACGAAGTGAATCGGCGATCGTGCTAAGCCCAGGATTAAAACCTGATCTACGGCCACATTGAGAGGCTCGGTGCAGATGTTAGTTAAAAGTGGAACGTTTTTTGAGTGTGGACGAAAGAGTCAAGAAAGCGTTGGACCCCAGATTATGCAAGGTGTCAAACACCCTGGTGGTGCCTTCCTCCCGGGGCTGCTCTGTGATACATTGTATAGAGGGGGTTCCTGCGAACTATTCTTCAAAAGCCTATTCGATCACCGAACTTTGAACGAAAAGCTTCAGAGTGCCGTTGCAGCGCGAATCAATCCAGTCATCAGGCATCACTGTTGCTCCTCAATCGAATCGTCACCACAATACCTCGGTGCAGGTCATCACAGCCGCTACTGAATGCGAACATACTCGAACACCGACTACAGCACCCTACAACACCGAAAACTCAGTCACGAACCGACAAGCTCTACCAGCACTCGAAAGCGAGATTCGGAACACCTTGTGTACAGCGAATGACGGGTTTCTTGACCCTCATACAACCGCCCGAAGGCCCTTCATACATGCAAACATGTCATATGACACCTTCTTCTTTGGATTCACACTACCACGCCTCAATGAAAATAGCCGTTAGCTTTTCATGAACACTATCTGAGGTCCTTTGCAGCGCACTGCGGAGTTATTAGACTCCACTCCAATACACGAAGCTGTAGGGGAGTATCTGCGTATCTTATAAGGAAAAAAAATACAAAGAGGGCGGACATAAAAATTTCACAGAAATCTTTGGAGTTCTCGAGGAATAGCAGTGGAAGAGCAAGAGAGTCATATCACCGGGGATGTGCACCAAGTTCGACCTCAAGCACGTCACCTGCAGCCATCACTTTTGGGTAAGGCGCCTCTGTCATCGAGGCTCAGAGTGTACCTTGCAGACCGATATCGCGAGTTCTGTAGGAGGAGAGTGCTGGGATTGCGACCCTGGGCAGGCGCCACCTGCTGCCATTTTCTCGGATTGCAAGAAGACTGAGGTTGTTTGGGGAAGGGTGAAAAGAAAGAGCAAAAGCTCACCAATTGTCACAGGTTCAGCATGAGGAGCACCTCAATCTGTGGTCGTGGCGCTCATGTCAAGCTGGATGGATTAAGAAGAGGAAGGTGCTGGTGCCACTTTCTCACTAGAATTCGATGACGAGCTTACTTTCCTTCTCAATACGCCTTATATGCAGTGAAGTGAAGGTGAGATTGAAGCCTTGTACGTCCGTTTGCTCACACACCCATAACGGTTAGGTGTCGAAGCTTTATCCTCTCCCAACTACGACCCCTCGTCCTTGCACGTACTCTTCAAGTCCTCACAACCTCTGTCTTGCCACAACGTTAAGAGCCTCAAGCTTTCCAAAGTTCATCCCTCATGGCTGCTAGAACACCAAGTCTTGCTGCACGACGATCAACAAAGATACCACTCGTAGATCGCCGTAGTTCACAAAAAGACCGTAAAGGGTAGGTTTTGGCTGGGAATACATCAGACAAGCGTGCTGACTCTTCTTTTCTAGCTACTGCGGGATCGTCGAGGTGCTTGTCGGACAAGATGAGAAGCAACAAAAATTCCACGTTCACGAGCAACTTCTCACCACTGGCTCACTCTTCTTCAGGAAGGCAATGTCAGGAAACTGGTCCGAAGCGAAGGATCGAATCGTTAGATTGCCGGAGGACGACCCTCTTCTTTTCCACATCTATGTTGATCTTTTGTACACCAACCAGATCGCCGTCATTCCGGACTCGAGCTCGAGGGAAGCCACCATCGCTGATAGGCAAAACGCTCGGGCCATACAAAATACTCTCGCCATGCTATACATTCTCGTTGAGAAATTGCAAGATATCGACTCAAAGGACAAGACTATTGCCGCCATGGTTGCAAGCATGCACGAGAAGCGCTCTGATGGGGGCATGTACAGCCCAGGACATATGATCGTACAGACTGTCTATAACGGCACTCCTCCTGGCTGTTTATTACGCAAACTAATTGTGGATCTCTACACCTCGAAAGCGACCCAGTTTTGGGTGAGCAACGCGCATGAGTTTCCTGATGAGTTCGTACGGGAGCTTATGATCAATGTTGTAACAGAGCGAAGTGGCGTGCCAGGCCTGATTGATGTCGCTGACCTTACTGCTTACATGGAAGATACGGTTACAAAGAAGTCCTAGCAAATATAAGTCAGCTTGCGCGGTCCCCACGCCAGATCCACCGCAAAGGGAGGTGTCGCTTGAGTAGGATCTGCACCTGCATCAGGCAGGGCGCACAAGGTGCTCAGCATTTCTCCAACGTGAGAAAAGGGTTAGACGGAACAATCACCAAGGCCTAGTTTGAGACAAGCGCTGAAACTAGCTCAAATGAGAGGGAAACTCAAAAAACTTTACACTACGTATACTCTCTCTCAGCCAGCTGATTTGACTAACTGCTTGAATCTGCGAAGTACACTGTGACCTCAAATACAACCCTCCTAAGAACCCCTTGTCGCTCAATACTTCGATGCAACTTGATGGTATCACATTAGCCAAACAATTGTATCTCTAATCCAGCTAAAGCGCCTCCGTGTTGAGCTCTTGTGAGCAACATCATGTTAATACTTCCCAGTCACAAAATCTGTGGGTGTGAGCACCCTACAATTTTTTTCCCTACATTTCTTTTTTCGCCAATCTATCGTAAGAAGTTCTTGAAACACTTCCATATCATCACCGCAGTCTCCCTTTCTTCACGAGGTGCTTTGCTCCATACCAGCCGTTACACCGAGGTTGCCAGTCTGCAGCATGAGTTGCGTATAGGGCCCGTGATTCTCCACGCCGACCCGTTTCGACACTTCGCTCGTTTCGATTGCGCCGAAGAAGTACGTTTGGTAATGGAGCGGGACCATACCTGAGATTTTAGGCGGGTACAAGTCCCCATCGATGAAATCGACTTTGCAATCCTTCAGATGCGTTAGCTGAGTGCGGAAAAGGATTAAGATGTGGTGCCACATCATATCATTCGCGGCATGTGTGATGCTTGCTGCAACTTTGCCTGCAATGGGGTATAGTTCGTCGTCGAGAACCATTCGTGTCTCAACATGGACGAGTATTGGGCACTCTGTCAGATATAGCGTCGTGAGGGTGTCCTTATGCGCAAGAATCCAGTCGATTTGCGCATAGTGAGAAAGTGTCACGCACGACAGCTCCAATATTTTCAAGCGAGGATAGTTGACGATTTGAAGGTCCAGCTTCGGATAGTAGCCTACGTAGTCCGCGAAACAAATGTAGAGTCTATTCAGATTGGCTTGGTTCTGACCAATCCACCCTTTGAGGTTGTGCACAAACGCGTATGCTTTCTTACTGACCGGGAAATCTTGTGGGTTGGCATGTTGGTCATCAAGCCAGTCTGGATCGGGTAACCATACATCGAAATGAAGACGCAAATCTTCTACCGTACGCATGGTCTGCGTAAACCGTGGGTCACGAGTGAGTGGGGCGTGTATGGTAGGTACTCCCCTCAGGTCGAGCTCGCTGAGCGTCATTTTGCTTGTGACATCGAACAGACGATACAACATATTTAAAGGTTCTACTGCAGATAAGGCGCTTTCAGGCTCAGTGTCGAGTGCGCGCAGGTCTATGTAATCCCAATACAGGAAACGCAGAAGAACGCAGCGAAGGCCGAGAAATTGGGAAAGTTCGTCAAGAGCATCACGGAAATTGTGAATGGCCCGATCGCGGATCATAACCTATCCCCTTATTAATCTTGGTCCAAGCAGCTTTCAAGGAAGACTTACCGAGCAGGAGTCTATCTGTACTATACGCACAGTGCGGACATGCTGCACCATGGACGTCCGTGTGATGTCGGATTTATCGCGCTTGTCGCACACCTTAATGGTGACAGTTCGGAGGCAAGTCAAAGCAGAGTCATTGAAGCGTCTACAGACACTCCGCACGACCTACAGTGTCTCGTTGTCCAGCTTTTCGAAGATAGAAACAAGCAATTCGTCTGGCAAGTCAGTAATCATCATCTTCGTTATCTGGTTGCTCAGAGTAGAGTCGTTGTGGTTTAGAGTTTCATGAACTGATCACAGCAGACATGACAAAGGGTAAGGTCCAAGTAACATAGAGTATGAACAGTACCGAACCTCAAGTGGAAAGGTCCGCCTCGGATACGGGATAATTTGGTGAAACATCACGGTTCTTCGCTTTGACTAGAGGCTCTGACCTGATCTGCATCATGATGTTAGTTATTTAGTGCAGTGACTTTCGATAGTGATTGTACAATAACGCGCTGAATCTTTCACAATGTCGATACAGTCAGCGGGCGCCACAGTGTATATTATAGCAATCTGTTACGGACTGTCAATGAAGTGATAGTGGTTGATCAGACGGTTCTTGATCGTGGGAAAATTATTTGAGGCATGGTTTGACATATCATGCTCATTTTGATGTCATTGCGGTCCGTACAATGCTTGATAGCTCTAACCGGTGAACCCACCTCTTGCCATCTTTTTGTCCCGCTGAGCTTTACGGTTATGATTTGCGCTTGAGCTTTTGTTTGCTTCTTTGCGCTGCCGCGAGATCTGTGTGCTCTTGTCGTCGGAAGGGCCTGCGACATTGCCACCACCTCGTCCACcaccacgtccacgtccacgccCCCCGCGCCCTCGATCTTGGCCACGACCTCTGCCTCCAAAGCTACCCCTTCCTCCATCACTGCTCCCCTCGTCTGCTGACCCTGCAGGACTATTTTTCCATGCCGTGGACTGCAGCTGCTTCTGTTGGCCCTGGAAAGTGGAAAACTTGGCCTCAAGACGCCGTAACCGCTTTGGATCACGGCCCATCATGATGCCCCAGCCCTCGATTGCCTCGTCTGTCATACCAGTCTCGCTCTTCAACGCAGCGCGAGCCTTGCCTCGCTTCGTTTCTGAGTCGCGACTGAACACATCAGGGCTCATACTGAATGCCCGGAATAGTGCTTCCTCGTTCTTGTTCGACAGGTCAGAATTGGCGTCACCGTCGGGTGCAGCAGTGTCGA
The Ascochyta rabiei chromosome 17, complete sequence DNA segment above includes these coding regions:
- a CDS encoding nuclear polyadenylated RNA-binding protein 3, which gives rise to MTYSPPQQAEHIRHQQLTPESPRPQQVPSPANIPILSLDKQMDPVFDESAYHTQNATPAPQYPSAASHTLNVPTNPAPHFADHSHASGFQSVDAQSAGSYAPTGAPSPAYSGAPGTQTQDTSSIQNYSVSHQAAASSTHDAQVGSSQDHSAYPFAHNNAYPAQPAPVQSAQGAHYQTEANAGGNVDVQALLDSLTSSANDVPSGHYASQMPLQSAQPQGSASASLPQPASNLPPRPPAQEKPATHPNYNPSDDIRSYHPGSQMPSNTQQRGNGQSQAPNSGGQQSSVTSRQGAQSPAAPGPGQRHGGRSETPDDEDVRWGPEVNRLYEAFLEQERKFVTEGQWDQFPMGSRLFIGNLPTEKVTKRDIYHRFYRHGKLAQISIKQAYGFVQFLDAESCRRALDTEQGQAVRGRKMHLEISKPQRNTKKAEPQANNGPRRRSRSPDYTRGGAGLGRDGRYGGPHSSQSPRDRDRRFRDRDDYRPMRSPSPRGPPRGMRSRDRSRDRYDGRYRSRSRTPPRRYRSPSPRRDPDDDLGLPRRPPHEVPDVQVLALNEGLPRDFIRYVEDTFRTQNLRINVLIMSPRLPEAAVVRRQIIEGVLAIVRLDTGSLAKGKVNVQVFDRRGGAGNVQFNGKSCSIKYADLDIVTAAMLINNAKQTAQAVQPVMPAYGYNPPVTQYAQPTPGSFPPAPAAQPNNISNIISSLDPSTLSQLLGAMSQQTGMTQNSQPTPGISADLARLLAQVSTPAQTPGFITPAQPQTPQLGQPQYSALAAMLGGQAQPTAQPAQTPTQQAGAAPDMKEIMAQLAKYQR